One part of the Marmota flaviventris isolate mMarFla1 chromosome 4, mMarFla1.hap1, whole genome shotgun sequence genome encodes these proteins:
- the LOC114082205 gene encoding LOW QUALITY PROTEIN: melanoma inhibitory activity protein 2-like (The sequence of the model RefSeq protein was modified relative to this genomic sequence to represent the inferred CDS: inserted 1 base in 1 codon; substituted 3 bases at 3 genomic stop codons): MYSYWIFCFSLVFVEKLSVCEKQVLHEKRKKLALKLSGLIEEKSGLLEIVLYKGDLKRWFYAAKLKTSFKTLEGENNQIFTLFSELIETKEDLIENIQESIEAGNLRAIYENLYRLVSKHEDEIHFLEKEIKEEKTKHSQLDELMVDISKRIKSLEDESKSXQIPEDKTTLRLFQMNEGGFKVAIKXVLNENSKLQESQKQLLQEVEVWKEKVNGLKQKMAFEHSKILAEQILRDKENHIKFLTEHLLQIKVWVSMLGEVLTDDGNLELEMKCVGAHLEDKPKGDLQGWFYASKIKTSFKTLEGEXNQIFTLFSELIETNEDLIEIIKNHKTEQAYLQSKNTQFKSENQNLQQKLKVMIELYQENVMKLQRKLIGDENYRVEQEEKLSKMKENISHATKQLENYRKQVKDLEEKLERTIHSYQGPIMYYEKKAYDNELTAQSAERYLNDLRKQNAHNRQNLTENXFNLNCRKDPSALDDSNTAFGRENSPNGPSPLGQPSSEVRDPLLEKKGPLTLLPLLPRVGGRGSRDPENPLGLQVINERRESGYVVIRDPQRACYNIGSLSTQWEQNPKMMMAPPGQSYSDPLLPLLRQDGCYYNYGRPSEPAELRSSTVSPLDKMDEPMSSEMEYSRNDTKVYLGDSNVPDSSLPAENEAIGSGFAFSPFLPIRGPLFPVDPRVSSREEDLFSSTTSGNMYGASREYFPPGPPPPPFPMGLWCFPHYFPPRAEFPPSFPTF, translated from the exons ATGTACAGctattggattttttgtttttctcttgtttttgtgGAGAAGTTATCAGTCTGTGAGAAGCAGGTGTTacatgagaagagaaaaaagctTGCTCTAAAACTTTCTGGACTAATTGAAGAAAAAAGTGGACTACTTGAAATAGTCTTATACAAAGGAGActtgaagagatggttttatgctGCTAAGTTAAAGACCTCTTTTAAAACCTTAGAAggagaaaataatcaaatttttactttattttctgagtTAATTGAAACAAAGGAAGACCTTATAGAGAATATTCAGGAGTCAATAGAAGCAGGAAATTTGAGGGCAATTTATGAAAACCTGTATAGGTTGGTATCTAAACATGAAGATGAAATACATTTTCTagagaaagagataaaagaagagaaaactaaacattCTCAACTGGATGAATTGATGGTGGATATATCAAAAAGGATTAAGTCCCTAGAAGATGAATCAAAAT CTCAAATACCTGAAGATAAAACAACCTTGAGACTATTTCAAATGAATGAAGGAGGATTTAAGGTAGCAATAAAATAGGTTTTGAATGAAAATTCCAAACTTCAGGAAAGTCAGAAACAGCTTTTACAAGAAGTTGAAGTATGGAAAGAAAAGGTGAATGGCCTTAAACAGAAAATGGCATTTGAACACTCTAAAATACTTGCAGAACAAATtctaagagataaagaaaatcacattaagtTTCTGACTGAACATTTGCTGCAGATAAAAGTTTGGGTTTCTATGCTTGGAGAAGTCCTAACAGATGATGGTAACTTGGAATTGGAAATGAAGTGTGTTGGTGCTCACTTAGAGGATAAGCCAAAAGGAGACTTGCAGGGATGGTTTTATGCTTCTAAGATAAAGACCTCTTTTAAAACTTTAGAAGGAGAATGAAatcaaatttttactttattttctgaattaattgaaacaaatgaagaccttatagagattattaaaaatcATAAGACAGAACAAGCATATTTGCAGtcaaaaaatacacaatttaaaagtGAGAATCAGAATCTGCAGCAGAAACTTAAAGTCATGATTGAACTAtatcaagaaaatgtaatgaaactcCAAAGGAAATTAATAGGAGATGAAAATTACCGGGTAGAGCAAGAGGAGAAACTTtccaaaatgaaggaaaacatcAGCCATGCCACCAAACAGCTGGAGAACTATAGAAAGCAAGTCAAAGATCTTGAAGAAAAATTGGAGAGAACGATTCATTCTTATCAGGGGCCAATTATGTACTATGAGAAAAAAGCATATGATAATGAGTTGACAGCTCAGAGTGCTGAAAGATACCTCAatgatttaaggaaacaaaatgctcACAACAGACAAAACTTAACTGaaaattaattcaatttaaaCTGTAGAAAAGATCCTTCTGCACTTGATGATTCAAATACAGCCTTTGGCAGAGAGAATTCCCCAAATGGTCCCTCACCATTGGGTCAACCTTCATCTGAAGTGAGAGATCCTCTTTTGGAAAAGAAGGGTCCACTCACACTCTTACCTTTGCTTCCAAGGGTAGGAGGAAGAGGCTCAAGAGACCCAGAGAATCCTCTGGGCCTTCAGGTTATCAATGAAAGAAGAGAATCAGGCTATGTTGTGATAAGAGATCCTCAGAGAGCATGTTATAACATTGGGTCTCTGTCAACTCAATGGGAACAGAACCCTAAGATGATGATGGCTCCACCAGGCCAATCATATTCTGATCCACTTCTTCCTCTACTAAGGCAAGATGGATGTTATTATAATTATGGTAGACCATCTGAACCAGCAGAACTCAGAAGTTCTACTGTGTCACCTTTGGATAAAATGGATGAGCCTATGTCTTCAGAAATGGAATACAGTAGAAATGATACCAAAGTTTATCTTGGTGATTCCAATGTGCCTGATTCATCTCTCCCTGCTGAAAATGAAGCAATTGGCTCTGGCTTTGCTTTCTCACCTTTCCTTCCAATCAGAGGTCCATTGTTTCCAGTTGATCCAAGAGTCAGTTCACGAGAAGAGGACCTTTTTTCCTCCACCACTTCAGGAAACATGTATGGAGCATCTCGAGAATATTTTCCACCGGGCCCACCACCCCCTCCATTCCCAATGGGACTGTGGTGTTTTCCTCATTATTTCCCCCCAAGAGCTGAATTTCCCCCTTCATTCCCCACATTCTAA